Proteins from a single region of Eremothecium gossypii ATCC 10895 chromosome VI, complete sequence:
- the SSH1 gene encoding Ssh1p (Syntenic homolog of Saccharomyces cerevisiae YBR283C (SSH1); 1-intron): MAGFRLVDTIKPILAIIPEVELPYEKVTFDDKVVYTLIASLIYLFGQFPLAGVSAEAGAVKDPLFFLRGVFAAEPRTLMEFGLFPPIATALILQLLAGLRVIRVNFKQRQDRELFQSLIKVLSVVQYAILANVFIFSGYYGDNLPLSAIVFLNMQLIGAGLFTTLLVEVIDKGFGFGSGCMSIVTVATATNLVTDTLGLNQKVINGAEGITEPHGALVNLITGLWAQHKTFLGSIVNAFQRDYLPNLTTVVIVFALAILVCYLQNYRVELPVRSTKARGMNNMYPIRLMYTAGLSILFSYTLLFYIHVAAFAIIQLVGKNDPSSSITKLLGGYTISGSLHYTPNFPLSLLAPPRSLLEGFTRQPLTIVVFPLFLAMTGTWFAKRWQDISGSSARDLGNQFKEQGITLVGRREQSVSKELDKVIPVATATGATILAIVVSVGEFLGLKGAAASIVVGVLSAFSLLEIISMDFQQCGGQSTLAQVFAGSGSF; this comes from the exons ATGGCTGGTT TCCGATTGGTAGACACAATCAAGCCCATTCTGGCAATCATACCAGAGGTTGAGCTGCCTTATGAAAAGGTGACGTTCGATGACAAGGTGGTCTACACGCTGATTGCTTCGCTGATCTACCTTTTCGGGCAGTTTCCCCTGGCTGGTGTTTCCGCGGAGGCGGGCGCAGTGAAGGATCCGCTATTCTTCCTGCGGGGAGTTTTCGCGGCGGAGCCGCGGACGCTCATGGAATTTGGTTTGTTCCCACCAATTGCAACTGCACTTATCTTGCAGTTACTCGCAGGTTTGCGTGTGATCAGGGTCAACTTCAAGCAGAGACAGGACAGAGAGCTATTCCAATCTCTGATCAAGGTTTTATCCGTCGTGCAGTATGCAATTTTGGCCAATGTCTTCATATTTTCTGGGTACTACGGTGACAATCTACCGCTCTCGGCAATTGTGTTCTTGAACATGCAATTGATTGGTGCTGGTTTATTTACTACTCTTCTGGTGGAGGTGATTGACAAGGGGTTCGGTTTTGGCTCCGGATGCATGTCTATTGTCACTGTAGCCACTGCCACAAACCTGGTTACGGACACCCTAGGCCTTAACCAGAAAGTGATTAACGGTGCTGAGGGAATTACTGAGCCTCACGGTGCGTTGGTAAACCTGATTACAGGTTTGTGGGCGCAGCACAAGACATTCCTAGGCAGCATTGTTAACGCATTCCAGCGTGACTATTTGCCAAACCTAACAACTGTTGTGATTGTCTTTGCATTGGCCATCCTCGTCTGCTACTTGCAGAACTACCGGGTTGAACTTCCTGTCAGATCTACAAAAGCTAGAGGCATGAACAACATGTATCCTATCCGTCTAATGTACACTGCTGGTCTTTCGATTTTGTTTTCATACACTTTGCTCTTTTACATTCATGTGGCTGCATTTGCAATTATACAGCTAGTTGGGAAAAATGACCCTTCAAGCAGCATAACTAAGTTGCTAGGCGGTTACACTATTAGTGGGAGCCTGCACTATACTCCGAACTTCCCTCTATCGTTACTTGCTCCCCCTAGGTCATTGTTGGAAGGTTTCACTAGACAGCCGCTAACTATTGTCGTCTTCCCTCTATTCCTCGCCATGACCGGCACCTGGTTTGCGAAACGCTGGCAAGATATCTCTGGATCTAGCGCACGCGACCTAGGTAACCAATTCAAGGAGCAGGGCATCACTCTTGTTGGGCGCAGAGAGCAGTCTGTCTCAAAGGAACTGGACAAGGTTATTCCCGTGGCCACTGCAACTGGTGCAACCATTTTGGCGATCGTGGTTTCAGTTGGTGAGTTTTTAGGCCTCAAGGGCGCTGCTGCAAGTATCGTAGTTGGGGTGCTTTCAGCATTCTCCTTACTGGAAATCATCAGCATGGACTTCCAACAATGTGGTGGACAAAGCACATTGGCTCAGGTGTTTGCAGGTAGCGGTTCATTCTGA
- the MIC12 gene encoding Mic12p (Syntenic homolog of Saccharomyces cerevisiae YBR262C (AIM5)) — MLACVVPSTALEARNTKSSLRLDRSSTTLMPRLLRYGSFSVVASVLGASYYYYAVASPLYTEAEWHRVSQRTAALIDRRIDIPVPESTTERREYVVRSSKETMKDIWNEQIRSIVDWIYSWSH; from the coding sequence ATGCTCGCTTGCGTCGTACCATCCACAGCTTTAGAAGCACGCAACACGAAGTCTAGCCTGCGCTTGGATCGATCTAGTACGACTTTAATGCCAAGGCTTCTTAGGTACGGTTCGTTTAGCGTTGTTGCGTCCGTGCTGGGCGCTTCCTACTACTACTATGCAGTTGCTAGTCCATTATACACAGAGGCCGAATGGCACCGTGTCTCGCAACGTACTGCGGCACTCATTGACCGGCGGATAGATATCCCAGTGCCCGAATCAACGACCGAACGGCGGGAATATGTGGTACGTAGCAGCAAGGAGACGATGAAGGACATATGGAACGAACAGATCAGAAGTATAGTGGACTGGATCTACTCGTGGAGTCATTGA